A window of candidate division KSB1 bacterium contains these coding sequences:
- a CDS encoding V-type ATPase 116kDa subunit family protein has product MMFPEKMIQVFGIIPRQFNDKVTQELLRQELVHFINLHYIDQDTQDKIKTTEESSDPAKEPKSPSVTDIRKRAEHFLKMGGFSDYAPSSLPEGAEPLLNREQAGKELDSLASRLESLRNRQSKLQSNILKIDDIKRQIDLYGDFNSIIKKRLPHAFLQSHIGSIDPSLLEDFKKEFASLPSLVLELGKDSVEKYLLVINMKRDERAVKSIKERYHWTDADMPSYASDIKTNALSELDAKKARLKKEQEKTASEVNNIFAESKDDLMEIYTRARLNELSLKVKSYLNTTDHTFLFTGWIPLKRKKDFESTMQQATSGNVYLEWIHPGELSPVEQPPAPVKLNNPGFLAPFEMLVENFAIPAYGTIDPTPFVALSYLTMFGLMFSDVGHGLVLILAGLLGSRLIKENNKTKKLFQLIAYCGASAVIFGILFGSYFGFSVFEPVWFDYHGIVAGHDSGNEFVNDIYGILKITIYFGIFIIAAGMLFNWITAIRNHQWKRLVFDKTGLLGGWLYGSGIYTAFYFITNDYKSLPDSRFLLSMIALPALLFFLKPIIGFIFPDKNANKQHSFSFFTLIDIMMEWIVEMLEIFSGFLANTLSFMRVAGLGIAHVSLMIAFYQIATMVSQNGSFGIMSYFVLIAGNILVILLEGLSAGIQSLRLNYYEFFSKFFQETGYRYNPISFSSSE; this is encoded by the coding sequence ATGATGTTTCCTGAAAAAATGATCCAAGTGTTCGGTATCATCCCGCGTCAGTTCAACGATAAAGTGACCCAGGAACTGTTACGTCAGGAACTTGTGCATTTTATTAATCTGCATTATATAGATCAGGACACCCAGGATAAAATAAAGACGACAGAAGAATCTTCCGATCCTGCAAAAGAACCAAAGAGTCCTTCTGTTACAGATATCAGAAAACGCGCCGAACATTTTTTAAAAATGGGCGGATTCTCCGACTATGCACCCTCCTCCTTACCAGAAGGTGCAGAACCGCTTTTAAACCGTGAACAGGCGGGAAAAGAACTGGATTCGCTGGCCTCCCGGCTGGAATCCCTGCGGAACCGACAGAGCAAGTTGCAGTCGAATATATTAAAAATTGATGACATTAAACGTCAAATCGACCTGTACGGCGACTTTAACAGCATTATCAAAAAGCGTCTGCCGCATGCCTTTCTGCAATCCCATATCGGCAGTATTGATCCTTCACTGCTGGAAGACTTTAAAAAGGAATTTGCATCCCTGCCCTCGCTGGTGCTCGAACTGGGAAAAGATAGCGTGGAAAAATATCTCCTCGTCATCAATATGAAACGCGATGAGCGCGCCGTAAAAAGCATAAAGGAACGCTATCATTGGACCGATGCCGATATGCCGTCCTATGCGAGCGATATCAAAACCAACGCATTATCGGAACTGGACGCAAAGAAAGCCCGCTTGAAAAAAGAACAGGAAAAAACAGCCTCTGAGGTGAACAACATCTTTGCCGAAAGCAAAGATGATCTCATGGAGATTTACACCCGGGCGCGTTTGAATGAATTGAGTCTCAAGGTAAAATCCTACCTCAACACGACCGATCATACCTTTCTGTTCACCGGATGGATTCCCTTGAAGCGCAAAAAGGATTTTGAGAGCACCATGCAGCAAGCCACATCCGGGAATGTCTATCTTGAATGGATCCATCCCGGCGAATTATCTCCGGTTGAACAACCTCCGGCGCCGGTTAAACTGAACAACCCCGGTTTTCTCGCTCCCTTTGAAATGCTGGTTGAAAATTTTGCCATCCCCGCTTATGGAACCATTGATCCCACCCCGTTTGTGGCGCTCTCCTATCTGACCATGTTCGGTCTGATGTTTTCCGATGTCGGTCACGGCCTGGTGTTAATTCTTGCCGGATTGCTCGGTAGCCGCCTGATCAAAGAAAACAATAAAACGAAAAAACTGTTCCAGTTGATCGCCTACTGTGGCGCCTCCGCCGTGATTTTCGGAATTCTTTTCGGTTCCTATTTCGGATTCAGTGTGTTCGAGCCTGTCTGGTTTGATTATCACGGTATTGTTGCAGGCCACGATTCAGGCAATGAATTTGTCAATGATATTTACGGCATCCTCAAAATAACAATCTATTTTGGTATTTTTATTATCGCAGCCGGCATGCTGTTTAACTGGATCACAGCGATTCGTAATCATCAATGGAAACGTCTTGTTTTCGATAAAACCGGACTGCTCGGCGGCTGGCTATATGGCTCCGGCATTTATACGGCTTTTTATTTTATCACCAATGACTATAAATCACTGCCGGACAGCCGTTTTTTGTTAAGCATGATCGCGCTGCCGGCGCTGCTGTTTTTTCTCAAGCCGATTATCGGTTTTATTTTCCCGGATAAAAACGCAAACAAACAGCACTCGTTTTCGTTCTTTACCCTGATTGATATCATGATGGAATGGATCGTCGAGATGCTGGAAATATTCAGCGGATTTTTGGCAAATACGCTTTCCTTTATGCGTGTTGCCGGCCTGGGTATCGCGCATGTGAGCTTGATGATCGCTTTTTATCAAATTGCAACCATGGTCTCACAAAACGGCAGCTTTGGAATCATGTCCTATTTTGTGCTGATTGCCGGTAACATTCTTGTTATTTTGCTCGAAGGACTTTCAGCCGGTATTCAGTCACTCAGGCTGAACTATTATGAATTCTTTTCAAAGTTTTTCCAGGAAACCGGATATCGTTACAATCCCATTTCATTTTCGTCGAGTGAATAA
- a CDS encoding efflux RND transporter periplasmic adaptor subunit, whose amino-acid sequence MKKIYIGAGVVIVLIAVILLGNSLLQKNNDSDSAFKTAVVTRRDIGSSVLATGIIKPMVGAEVRVGSRVSGLVKNIYANVGDVVKKGQIIAELEPSELQAKYNQAHANWQNAGANFEYAQLDLRRQKSLFEQNYISQNQLDVAEKSFAVNKAQLEQARANLEFAQVQLDYSKITAPIAGIVASVSTQEGETVAASFAAPTFVTIIDLNRLEVQAFVDETDIGRIQEEQTAGFTVDTYPDTEFDGRVTAIYPKAVIQDNVVNYIVTLKITDHKNKKLRPEMTANVTIRLETRNNVLTIPLAAIYRERGERFVTVLQGDQREPRNVKTGWTSDGLIEITDGLSNVRLGFCT is encoded by the coding sequence ATGAAAAAAATATATATCGGAGCTGGCGTTGTCATTGTTTTGATCGCGGTTATTTTGCTGGGCAATTCTCTGCTGCAAAAAAACAATGATTCCGACAGCGCTTTTAAAACCGCCGTGGTCACACGTCGCGATATTGGCTCCAGTGTGCTGGCGACCGGTATTATCAAACCCATGGTCGGCGCGGAGGTGAGGGTGGGTTCGCGGGTATCGGGTCTGGTTAAAAATATTTACGCCAATGTGGGCGATGTTGTCAAAAAAGGGCAGATTATTGCCGAACTGGAACCATCGGAATTGCAGGCCAAATATAATCAGGCGCATGCAAACTGGCAGAATGCCGGTGCCAATTTCGAATATGCCCAACTGGACCTGAGGCGGCAAAAGTCATTGTTTGAACAAAATTATATCTCTCAAAACCAGCTGGACGTTGCGGAAAAATCCTTTGCCGTGAACAAGGCGCAGTTGGAACAGGCGCGGGCTAATCTGGAATTTGCCCAGGTTCAACTGGACTATAGCAAAATAACCGCGCCGATTGCCGGGATTGTGGCATCGGTATCGACTCAGGAAGGCGAGACCGTGGCCGCCAGTTTTGCCGCGCCGACGTTTGTGACAATTATTGATCTGAACCGTCTGGAGGTGCAGGCTTTTGTGGATGAAACTGATATTGGCCGAATTCAGGAAGAACAAACCGCCGGTTTTACAGTGGATACTTACCCCGACACTGAATTCGATGGAAGGGTAACCGCTATTTATCCCAAAGCGGTGATTCAGGATAATGTGGTGAATTATATTGTCACCTTGAAAATTACAGATCATAAAAACAAAAAGCTGCGCCCCGAAATGACCGCCAATGTGACGATTCGGCTGGAAACACGCAACAATGTACTGACCATTCCGCTTGCTGCTATTTATCGAGAACGTGGAGAACGCTTTGTCACTGTACTGCAAGGCGATCAGCGTGAACCGCGAAACGTAAAGACCGGCTGGACCAGCGATGGTTTGATCGAAATTACAGACGGACTCAGTAACGTCCGGTTAGGTTTTTGCACGTAA
- a CDS encoding periplasmic heavy metal sensor codes for MNKKILILIIIVTLINLSALGTMIYQQWINPSPCAGVREFRFEQVKRELDLTATQIESFEEIRRAFHSKMDSLNQVLEGLNNQLLQEIWQPHPQDGRIDTLLNQISQLQMESQYLVIWHFYQFKKVLTPDQWDKFYSIVSERFPNMRRVAGSRRAASAKEDRE; via the coding sequence ATGAATAAAAAAATTTTAATACTGATCATCATTGTTACCCTGATCAATCTGAGCGCGCTGGGCACAATGATCTATCAACAATGGATCAATCCAAGTCCCTGCGCCGGCGTGCGTGAATTTCGCTTTGAACAAGTCAAACGTGAACTCGATTTAACCGCGACACAAATCGAAAGCTTTGAGGAAATCCGCCGCGCCTTTCACTCCAAAATGGATTCTTTGAATCAGGTGTTGGAAGGGCTCAATAATCAATTGCTGCAGGAAATCTGGCAGCCGCACCCACAGGATGGTCGTATCGACACCTTGCTGAATCAGATCAGCCAGCTGCAAATGGAATCTCAATATCTGGTCATCTGGCATTTTTACCAATTCAAAAAAGTATTAACGCCGGACCAATGGGATAAATTTTACAGCATTGTTTCTGAACGGTTTCCCAATATGAGAAGAGTCGCAGGATCAAGGCGCGCGGCATCTGCCAAAGAGGATCGGGAATGA
- a CDS encoding TolC family protein, with the protein MLNYLQIAFQNRPELDRIKRQINAQHANINIARSEYLPTLSLDGSYNYAGDTMSEMNSSSYIGMSLSLPLFSGFVRPAQVKQENLTMQNLIRQQESIRQQISLDVWNAHLQRKEAAERVLFSRIFYENALESRDIAEGEYREGLGSMLNVIDAQTVFVNAEQTLIEALADYQIALAELDRATGVIHQQNN; encoded by the coding sequence ATGCTAAATTATTTGCAAATAGCTTTTCAAAACCGGCCAGAGCTGGACCGCATTAAAAGGCAAATCAACGCTCAACATGCAAATATAAATATTGCCCGCAGTGAGTATTTGCCGACTCTTTCTCTGGACGGCAGTTATAATTATGCCGGAGATACAATGTCGGAGATGAATTCATCTTCTTATATTGGCATGAGTTTAAGCCTGCCGCTGTTCAGCGGTTTTGTCCGGCCGGCGCAAGTAAAGCAGGAAAATTTGACGATGCAGAACCTGATCCGGCAGCAGGAGAGTATTCGTCAACAAATAAGTCTGGACGTTTGGAACGCGCATCTGCAGCGTAAGGAAGCAGCCGAACGGGTACTTTTCTCTCGTATTTTTTATGAAAACGCACTGGAGAGCCGCGATATCGCTGAAGGCGAATACCGTGAAGGCCTGGGTTCCATGCTAAATGTGATCGATGCTCAGACTGTCTTTGTGAATGCCGAACAGACATTAATTGAAGCCCTTGCGGATTATCAGATTGCTCTTGCTGAACTGGATCGTGCAACCGGCGTTATTCATCAGCAAAACAATTGA
- a CDS encoding RNA polymerase sigma factor: MKANKQKTFKQLFNDHHDWVYNVCYRMSGSRAEAEDITQDVFVKIFHSIEKFRGEAKLSSWIYRITVNTCLKKQRRKKLENLMSLEFMFQDKGKTQLPSPDHTPDQQVEISEKEQIVQRAIHQLSERQKTALILQRYEELSYDEIAAIMDISLSAVESLLRRAKENLAKILIHQKKDLL; this comes from the coding sequence ATGAAAGCCAACAAACAAAAGACGTTCAAACAATTATTCAATGATCATCATGACTGGGTTTACAATGTTTGTTATCGCATGAGCGGCAGCCGGGCGGAAGCCGAAGATATTACCCAGGATGTGTTTGTTAAAATTTTTCATTCTATAGAAAAATTTCGCGGCGAGGCGAAATTATCTTCCTGGATTTATAGGATTACAGTGAATACGTGTTTAAAAAAACAACGCCGGAAAAAACTGGAAAACCTGATGTCTTTAGAGTTTATGTTTCAGGATAAAGGAAAAACACAACTGCCGTCGCCGGACCATACGCCGGACCAACAGGTTGAAATTTCTGAAAAAGAACAAATTGTTCAGCGCGCCATTCATCAACTTTCTGAGCGGCAAAAAACAGCGCTGATTCTGCAACGCTATGAAGAGTTGTCCTATGACGAAATTGCTGCAATTATGGACATCAGCTTGTCGGCGGTAGAATCGTTGCTGCGCCGGGCCAAAGAAAATCTGGCCAAAATACTGATTCACCAGAAAAAAGACCTGCTCTAA
- a CDS encoding V-type ATPase subunit, translating into MSSALKKYAFINAKVRARISKMLPDELLDEMIQAKSFLESIEHLKGTPYDTIYAVYSETGDLLTAEKELLKKEIALYLELLNYVDKKTVGFIRALALRYEINNLKNCIRLFFDRFIRERDISSQTPYLIYDNIIHPMNCDRIIYAGSPDELIEGLSGTPYYDIVKSNILRLDKTLTVFPIETALDRFYYDNVIQQISSCLSRKDKEIALRVVYLDIDLDNIGKMIRFKQFYDMDVETAQSHITPYGLVPREPDAFKQMYENEDISDILSALMSKSDKSLKSFFQSDMRERNAKLLFIEKITEQILLYNAQKILSGPPFNIGIILAYFILKKNEIKKIMTILNAKNYNYQPQRISELL; encoded by the coding sequence ATGAGTAGCGCATTAAAAAAATATGCGTTTATTAACGCCAAAGTTCGCGCTCGCATTAGCAAAATGCTGCCCGATGAGCTCCTGGATGAGATGATCCAGGCAAAATCATTTCTTGAATCCATTGAGCATCTCAAGGGCACACCGTACGATACCATTTATGCGGTCTATTCCGAAACCGGCGATCTATTAACGGCAGAGAAAGAGCTGCTCAAAAAAGAAATTGCGCTCTACCTTGAGCTATTGAATTACGTTGACAAAAAAACCGTCGGGTTTATCAGGGCGCTTGCGTTGCGTTATGAAATCAATAATCTCAAAAACTGCATCCGTCTTTTTTTTGATCGGTTTATACGCGAACGGGATATTTCGTCGCAGACCCCTTATCTCATCTATGACAACATAATTCATCCAATGAATTGTGACCGCATCATTTACGCCGGTTCTCCGGACGAGCTGATTGAAGGACTGTCAGGTACGCCCTATTATGATATCGTCAAATCAAATATTCTCCGACTCGACAAAACCTTAACAGTCTTTCCCATTGAAACCGCCCTGGATCGCTTTTATTACGACAATGTCATTCAGCAGATATCTTCCTGTCTGTCCAGAAAAGACAAAGAGATCGCGCTCCGGGTTGTTTACCTTGATATAGATCTTGACAATATCGGCAAGATGATCAGATTCAAGCAGTTCTACGATATGGATGTGGAAACCGCGCAAAGCCATATAACTCCTTATGGTCTGGTTCCCCGGGAGCCTGATGCCTTTAAACAAATGTACGAAAATGAAGATATATCCGATATTCTATCCGCTTTGATGTCAAAAAGTGACAAATCGTTAAAATCTTTTTTCCAATCAGACATGCGCGAGCGCAACGCAAAGCTGCTGTTTATTGAAAAAATAACCGAGCAGATACTCCTCTATAATGCACAGAAAATACTTTCAGGCCCCCCGTTTAATATCGGTATCATACTTGCCTATTTTATATTGAAAAAGAATGAAATAAAAAAAATAATGACGATTCTGAATGCAAAAAACTATAACTATCAGCCGCAAAGGATAAGCGAACTGTTATGA
- a CDS encoding ABC transporter ATP-binding protein produces the protein MNKTIIQARQVSRIYGKSGAQVAAVNDVSLDIRQGEFVALMGASGSGKSTLMNLLGCLDKPTTGAIQLDGSDVGALNDEQLAGIRNQKIGFVFQAFNLLPRTNALENVELPLIYSDKQNITQLAKAALTAVGLADRIDHHPGELSGGQQQRVAIARALVNDPEIIFADEPTGNLDTRSGLEIIALFTELNNSGRTIVLVTHEPDIAAHAGRIIQIADGRIVAEKENKNPVNAKHELEKISATEAKDENQ, from the coding sequence ATGAATAAAACCATTATTCAAGCGCGACAGGTATCCAGGATTTACGGCAAGAGCGGCGCGCAAGTGGCGGCTGTTAACGATGTTTCGCTGGATATCCGTCAGGGTGAATTTGTCGCGCTCATGGGCGCGTCCGGATCCGGTAAATCGACTTTGATGAATTTATTAGGCTGCCTTGATAAACCCACTACCGGCGCGATACAGCTTGACGGCAGCGATGTCGGGGCATTGAACGATGAGCAATTGGCGGGAATCCGCAACCAAAAAATCGGTTTTGTTTTTCAGGCATTTAATTTATTGCCCCGCACCAATGCGCTGGAAAACGTGGAACTCCCGTTGATTTATTCGGATAAACAGAATATTACCCAACTGGCCAAAGCGGCGCTGACCGCCGTCGGTTTGGCTGACCGCATTGACCATCATCCGGGCGAACTTTCCGGCGGACAGCAGCAACGGGTTGCGATAGCCCGGGCGCTGGTCAATGATCCGGAAATTATTTTTGCTGATGAACCCACAGGCAACCTGGATACCCGTTCCGGTTTGGAGATTATTGCATTATTTACCGAGCTTAACAATTCCGGACGCACGATTGTGCTGGTGACCCATGAACCGGATATTGCCGCGCATGCCGGACGCATTATTCAAATCGCTGACGGTAGAATCGTTGCAGAAAAAGAAAATAAAAATCCGGTCAATGCGAAACATGAATTGGAAAAAATTTCTGCAACGGAGGCCAAAGATGAAAACCAATAG
- a CDS encoding DEAD/DEAH box helicase family protein, whose amino-acid sequence MMIISPKNIQLYRSLFKGRTDIYAIRWEKNGYSGYMPAYKVDWSLYKIHKAKGGTFKNYKNKKLLPVDNSAIASHLAGEKCCGIYPLLQDNTSFFIAVDFDNQNWQKTILQLYRTCNTYNIPCYIERSRSGNGGHLWIFFQKSFPAESSRKIIFEILKRSKIISQFDKEPSFDRVFPNQNYHSGKGMGNLIALPLQGKSLKHGNSCFLNPETFKPLENQWEFLKTIKKIPEQQFRDIYNSLFKQPYHSMFMISPNTEGSEKLEIIISNQVYLHKAELNHKLITFLREELNFYNADFLIKRKLGKSTFNTEKFFKLIQESDNKVMIPRGFSSELIQFCKDENIPLKIIDKREKKIYIDFGSEIELESHQELALEKTREKDFGVIVSPPGSGKTVIGLALIAEKQQPALIIVHRKQLFDQWIERIQDFLKIPKKDIGQIGNQKNKIGKSITVAMIQTLSRMTDYTKLASAFGTIIIDECHHIPAKSFRETIVHFNSYYLYGLTATPKRKHNDQKLIFVFIGDILYHVKQYEFLAKNKIQTELNIRETELFVPFNYKTDKYETISRILVHDTHRNSLIIKDIDNNAERFKTILILTERKAHVDILNLYLKEKYETITIHGGDSETARKNKLEQIKQGHYKIVISTGQFFGEGIDINNLDCLFIVYPFAFEGKLIQYIGRIQRSGKPPVIFDYRDSKIDYFENMFKQRKRYYKKLLNNPPSNIHFTSFDS is encoded by the coding sequence ATGATGATCATTTCCCCAAAAAATATTCAACTCTATCGGTCATTGTTCAAAGGAAGAACAGATATATATGCTATTCGATGGGAAAAAAATGGCTACAGTGGGTATATGCCCGCATATAAGGTCGATTGGTCATTGTATAAAATCCACAAGGCAAAAGGGGGAACATTCAAAAATTATAAAAACAAAAAACTTTTACCAGTAGACAACAGTGCTATTGCATCGCATCTTGCAGGTGAAAAATGTTGTGGAATTTACCCGCTTTTACAAGATAACACATCATTTTTTATTGCCGTGGATTTTGACAATCAAAATTGGCAAAAAACTATTCTTCAACTTTACCGCACATGCAACACATACAATATTCCATGCTATATAGAACGATCCCGTTCAGGGAATGGAGGACATTTATGGATATTTTTTCAAAAGTCATTTCCCGCTGAAAGCAGTCGTAAAATTATCTTTGAAATACTGAAAAGATCTAAAATAATCTCCCAGTTTGATAAAGAGCCCAGTTTTGACCGCGTGTTTCCCAATCAAAATTACCATTCGGGTAAAGGCATGGGCAATTTGATAGCTCTTCCCTTACAAGGAAAATCGTTAAAACACGGAAATTCATGTTTTTTAAATCCAGAAACATTCAAACCCTTGGAGAATCAATGGGAATTTCTTAAAACAATCAAAAAAATTCCCGAACAACAGTTTAGAGATATCTATAATAGTTTATTTAAACAACCCTACCACAGCATGTTTATGATAAGCCCAAATACAGAAGGGTCTGAAAAACTGGAAATAATTATCAGCAATCAGGTATATCTTCACAAAGCTGAGTTAAATCATAAATTGATTACATTCCTTAGAGAGGAATTAAACTTTTACAACGCTGATTTTTTAATTAAAAGAAAGCTCGGAAAAAGCACGTTTAATACAGAAAAATTTTTTAAACTCATTCAGGAATCAGATAATAAAGTAATGATTCCCCGGGGTTTTTCTTCCGAATTAATCCAATTTTGCAAAGATGAGAACATACCATTAAAGATAATAGACAAACGAGAGAAAAAAATTTACATTGATTTTGGTTCGGAAATTGAACTTGAAAGTCATCAGGAGCTGGCACTTGAAAAAACACGAGAAAAGGATTTTGGTGTTATTGTTTCACCGCCGGGTTCCGGGAAAACTGTGATTGGATTAGCGCTCATCGCCGAAAAACAACAGCCGGCCTTGATTATTGTCCATAGAAAACAATTATTCGACCAATGGATTGAACGAATCCAAGACTTTTTAAAAATCCCCAAAAAAGATATTGGGCAAATAGGCAATCAAAAAAATAAAATCGGAAAGTCAATTACGGTTGCAATGATTCAAACCCTGTCAAGAATGACAGATTATACAAAGTTGGCCAGTGCTTTTGGGACAATTATCATTGATGAATGTCATCACATACCCGCCAAATCCTTTAGGGAAACCATTGTTCATTTCAATTCTTATTATTTGTATGGGTTGACAGCAACGCCCAAAAGAAAACACAATGATCAGAAATTGATTTTTGTTTTTATTGGCGATATTCTTTATCATGTAAAACAATACGAGTTTCTCGCCAAGAATAAAATTCAAACCGAACTTAATATAAGAGAAACGGAACTATTTGTTCCTTTCAATTATAAAACTGATAAATATGAAACAATTTCTCGTATACTTGTACATGACACACATAGGAATTCTCTGATCATTAAAGATATTGATAACAACGCAGAACGCTTCAAAACCATTTTGATATTGACGGAGCGAAAGGCTCATGTAGATATTTTAAACCTGTACTTGAAAGAAAAATATGAAACGATAACCATTCATGGCGGTGACTCGGAAACCGCTAGAAAAAACAAACTAGAACAGATAAAGCAAGGGCATTATAAAATAGTAATCTCAACAGGGCAATTTTTTGGAGAAGGTATTGATATCAATAATCTTGATTGTCTTTTTATTGTTTATCCCTTTGCATTTGAGGGTAAACTCATCCAGTATATTGGCAGAATTCAACGCTCTGGAAAACCACCCGTTATTTTTGATTATCGTGATTCAAAGATTGATTACTTTGAAAACATGTTCAAACAACGTAAAAGATACTATAAAAAATTGCTAAACAATCCTCCAAGCAACATTCATTTTACCTCATTTGATTCATAA
- a CDS encoding ATP synthase subunit C — protein MMKTFRNTNSAADQLKASIKISLIVLTALLFISGAVFTTFAAQEEGQATTEETTVAPLSKEQADVSKMGFLAAAIAFGAGALAAGFAISHVGAAAMGAVAEKPEIAGQALIFIALAEGLVVFGFITALMILGKV, from the coding sequence ATGATGAAAACTTTTCGTAACACAAATTCTGCAGCAGATCAATTAAAAGCAAGCATCAAAATCAGCTTGATTGTCCTCACAGCTCTTTTGTTCATCTCGGGCGCGGTGTTTACCACTTTTGCCGCACAGGAAGAAGGCCAGGCCACGACAGAAGAAACAACCGTGGCGCCGCTCTCCAAAGAGCAGGCTGACGTCTCCAAAATGGGATTTCTGGCCGCGGCTATTGCCTTTGGCGCAGGCGCACTTGCTGCCGGTTTTGCCATATCGCATGTGGGCGCTGCAGCCATGGGCGCTGTTGCCGAAAAACCGGAAATCGCCGGTCAGGCGCTTATTTTTATAGCCCTGGCTGAAGGTCTTGTTGTATTCGGCTTTATCACCGCATTGATGATACTCGGCAAAGTCTGA
- a CDS encoding zf-HC2 domain-containing protein, producing the protein MNHKTIKKKLLRYLDDELPQRQRNEIAEHLQNCRACREKLKYFETLWQPDHPVEPVLAPPFLWTRLSIRLEEENRRSFISKAKNTLPALLRPVLTAVALLFTVWAGIQLGTFMTLSTPDLSDVAQQTADSFGLNYFEVLPPGSPDIRILALTESETRE; encoded by the coding sequence ATGAACCATAAAACGATCAAAAAAAAGCTGCTGCGGTATCTGGATGACGAATTGCCACAAAGGCAACGCAACGAAATCGCTGAACATTTGCAAAACTGCCGCGCCTGCCGGGAAAAGTTAAAATATTTTGAAACCCTGTGGCAGCCTGACCATCCCGTCGAACCTGTCCTCGCGCCGCCGTTTCTGTGGACGCGCCTTTCTATCCGGTTGGAAGAGGAAAACAGGCGCAGCTTTATCAGCAAAGCTAAAAATACCTTGCCGGCCCTGTTGCGTCCCGTGTTGACAGCGGTGGCGCTGCTGTTTACGGTTTGGGCAGGAATTCAGTTGGGAACTTTTATGACCTTGTCGACCCCGGACTTGTCCGACGTTGCACAACAAACAGCGGATTCTTTTGGTTTGAATTATTTTGAGGTTTTGCCGCCGGGTTCTCCGGACATACGGATATTGGCATTAACCGAAAGCGAGACACGGGAATGA